A stretch of the Zeugodacus cucurbitae isolate PBARC_wt_2022May chromosome 6, idZeuCucr1.2, whole genome shotgun sequence genome encodes the following:
- the LOC105213434 gene encoding calcium-transporting ATPase sarcoplasmic/endoplasmic reticulum type isoform X2 — protein sequence MEDGHAKTVEQALNFFGTDAERGLTLDQIKTNQKKYGPNELPTEEGKTIWQLVLEQFDDLLVKILLLAAIISFVLALFEEHEDTFTAFVEPLVILLILIANAVVGVWQERNAESAIEALKEYEPEMGKVVRQDKSGIQKIRAKEIVPGDIVEVSVGDKIPADIRLTHIYSTTLRIDQSILTGESISVIKHTDPIPDPRAVNQDKKNILFSGTNVAAGKARGVVIGTGLNTAIGKIRTEMSETEEIKTPLQQKLDEFGEQLSKVISIICVAVWAINIGHFNDPAHGGSWIKGAIYYFKIAVALAVAAIPEGLPAVITTCLALGTRRMAKKNAIVRSLPSVETLGCTSVICSDKTGTLTTNQMSVSRMFIFEKVEGNDSSFLEFELTGSTYEPLGELFLGGQRVKASEYEALQELATICIMCNDSAIDYNEFKQCFEKVGEATETALIVLAEKLNPFNVNKTGLDRRSAAIVVRQEIETKWKKEFTLEFSRDRKSMSSYCTPLKASRLGTGPKLFVKGAPEGVLERCTHARVGTSKVPLTSTLKSKILALTGQYGTGRDTLRCLALAVADSPMRPDEMDLGDSTKFYQYEINLTFVGVVGMLDPPRKEVFDSIVRCRAAGIRVIVITGDNKATAEAICRRIGVFGEDEDTTNKSYSGREFDDLSPAEQKAACGRARLFSRVEPQHKSKIVEYLQSMNEISAMTGDGVNDAPALKKAEIGIAMGSGTAVAKSAAEMVLADDNFSSIVSAVEEGRAIYNNMKQFIRYLISSNIGEVVSIFLTAALGLPEALIPVQLLWVNLVTDGLPATALGFNPPDLDIMEKPPRKADEGLISGWLFFRYMAIGGYVGAATVGAAAWWFIFAETGPHLTYWQLTHHLSCSGSGDDFKGVDCKIFSDPHAMTMALSVLVTIEMLNAMNSLSENQSLITMPPWCNMWLIGSMALSFTLHFVILYVEVLSTVFQVTPLSGEEWLTVMKFSIPVVLLDETLKFVARKITDVPDVIIDKW from the exons ATGGAAGACGGCCACGCTAAAACCGTCGAACAAGCCTTGAACTTTTTTGGCACAGACGCTGAACGCGGACTAACATTGGATCAAATTAAaaccaaccaaaaaaaatatggtCCAAATG AGTTGCCTACGGAGGAAG GAAAAACTATTTGGCAACTTGTTTTAGAACAATTTGATGATCTTCTTGTGAAAATTCTGTTGTTGGCCGCAATCATTTCTTTC gTCTTAGCTTTATTTGAAGAGCACGAAGATACATTCACAGCATTTGTAGAACCTTTagttattcttttaattttgataGCAAATGCCGTTGTAGGTGTATGGCAAGAACGAAATGCTGAGTCTGCAATTGAGGCCCTCAAAGAATATGAGCCGGAAATGGGTAAAGTAGTTCGCCAGGATAAATCTGGAATTCAGAAAATCAGAGCGAAGGAAATTGTTCCTGGAGATATAGTTGAAGTGTCCGTTGGAGATAAAATCCCTGCTGATATTCGACTAACGCATATCTACTCTACTACTTTACGAATCGATCAATCAATTTTGACTGGTGAATCGATATCAGTTATAAAACATACAGATCCAATTCCTGATCCGCGTGCCGTTAACCAggataaaaagaatatattattttcggGTACTAATGTGGCTGCTGGTAAAGCTCGTGGTGTAGTCATTGGAACAGGTTTAAATACAGCGATTGGCAAAATTCGCACAGAAATGTCGGAGACCGAAGAAATCAAAACTCCTTTGCAACAAAAATTGGATGAATTTGGCGAGCAGCTTTCTAAAGTAATTTCTATCATTTGTGTTGCTGTATGGGCAATAAATATTGGTCATTTCAACGATCCCGCTCACGGCGGTTCATGGATAAAAGGTGCTATATATTACTTCAAAATTGCTGTAGCATTAGCTGTTGCCGCCATTCCAGAAGGTTTGCCAGCTGTAATTACAACTTGTTTGGCTTTGGGAACCCGCCGTATGGCGAAAAAAAATGCTATTGTACGTTCATTGCCGTCTGTTGAAACATTAGGTTGCACTTCGGTGATTTGTTCAGATAAGACTGGTACTTTAACTACCAACCAAATGTCGGTATCAAGAATGTTTATTTTCGAAAAGGTAGAAGGTAACGATAGTAGTTTTCTGGAATTTGAACTGACTGGATCAACTTACGAACCTTTGGGTGAACTCTTTTTGGGCGGACAACGTGTAAAAGCTTCAGAATATGAAGCTCTTCAGGAGTTAGCTACTATTTGTATCATGTGTAATGATTCCGCAATTGATTACAATGAGTTTAAACAGTGTTTTGAAAAGGTTGGTGAAGCTACAGAAACGGCTTTAATTGTACTTGCCGAAAAATTGAATCcatttaatgtcaataaaaccGGTCTCGATCGCCGTTCCGCCGCTATAGTTGTCCGTCAGGAAATCGAAACGAAATGGAAAAAAGAATTCACTCTTGAGTTCTCTCGTGACCGTAAATCAATGTCTTCATATTGTACTCCACTGAAAGCTTCGAGACTGGGAACTGGtccaaaattatttgtaaaaggtGCGCCAGAAGGTGTATTGGAACGTTGTACACATGCACGTGTTGGAACAAGCAAAGTGCCACTAACTTCAACCCTTAAGAGCAAAATTTTGGCTCTAACTGGACAGTATGGTACTGGACGAGACACTTTGCGTTGTCTTGCTTTGGCTGTAGCGGATAGCCCTATGCGACCAGATGAAATGGATTTGGGAGATTCTACCAAATTCTatcaatatgaaattaatttaacatttgttggtgTCGTTGGTATGTTGGATCCTCCGCGTAAAGAAGTTTTCGATTCCATTGTACGTTGCCGAGCAGCGGGTATCCGAGTAATTGTAATAACTGGTGATAATAAGGCAACCGCGGAAGCAATTTGCCGACGCATCGGCGTTTTTGGTGAAGACGAAGACACAACTAATAAATCCTATTCCGGTCGCGAATTTGATGATCTTTCACCGGCTGAGCAAAAAGCCGCATGTGGCCGTGCCCGTCTCTTCTCTCGCGTAGAACCACAACACAAATCAAAAAtagttgaatatctacaaagcATGAATGAGATTTCTGCTATGACTGGTGATGGTGTCAACGATGCTCCTGCTCTTAAAAAAGCAGAAATTGGTATTGCAATGGGTTCAGGTACTGCTGTAGCCAAATCGGCCGCCGAAATGGTGTTGGCAGATGACAACTTCTCATCCATTGTCTCTGCTGTTGAAGAAGGTCGTGCTATTTATAATAACATGAAGCAGTTTATTCGTTATCTTATCTCATCAAATATTGGCGAAGTAGTGTCTATCTTTTTGACTGCTGCTTTAGGATTACCGGAAGCATTGATTCCTGTTCAACTATTATGGGTTAATtta GTAACAGATGGTCTTCCAGCAACTGCTCTTGGATTCAATCCCCCTGACTTAGATATTATGGAGAAACCCCCACGCAAAGCTGACGAGGGTCTTATTTCAGGATGGTTATTCTTcag ATACATGGCTATTGGTGGTTATGTTGGTGCTGCTACAGTCGGCGCTGCAGCTTGGTGGTTTATATTTGCTGAGACAGGCCCTCACCTAACCTATTGGCAACTAACACATCATTTGTCGTGTTCTGGTTCAGGGGATGATTTTAAAGGAGTGGACTGTAAGATTTTCAGTGATCCCCATGCAATGACCATGGCTTTATCCGTACTAGTTACAATTGAAATGTTGAACGCTATGAACAG CCTTTCAGAAAATCAGTCACTTATTACTATGCCCCCATGGTGCAATATGTGGCTAATTGGTTCAATGGCTCTTTCCTTTACACTACATTTTGTTATCCTTTATGTGGAAGTCCTTTCG acCGTTTTCCAAGTGACCCCATTGTCAGGGGAAGAGTGGCTAACTGTGATGAAATTTTCAATTCCTGTAGTTTTATTAGATGAAACGCTGAAATTCGTTGCTAGAAAAATTACTGACG ttcCTGACGTCATTATCGATAAATGGTAA
- the LOC105213434 gene encoding calcium-transporting ATPase sarcoplasmic/endoplasmic reticulum type isoform X1 — translation MEDGHAKTVEQALNFFGTDAERGLTLDQIKTNQKKYGPNELPTEEGKTIWQLVLEQFDDLLVKILLLAAIISFVLALFEEHEDTFTAFVEPLVILLILIANAVVGVWQERNAESAIEALKEYEPEMGKVVRQDKSGIQKIRAKEIVPGDIVEVSVGDKIPADIRLTHIYSTTLRIDQSILTGESISVIKHTDPIPDPRAVNQDKKNILFSGTNVAAGKARGVVIGTGLNTAIGKIRTEMSETEEIKTPLQQKLDEFGEQLSKVISIICVAVWAINIGHFNDPAHGGSWIKGAIYYFKIAVALAVAAIPEGLPAVITTCLALGTRRMAKKNAIVRSLPSVETLGCTSVICSDKTGTLTTNQMSVSRMFIFEKVEGNDSSFLEFELTGSTYEPLGELFLGGQRVKASEYEALQELATICIMCNDSAIDYNEFKQCFEKVGEATETALIVLAEKLNPFNVNKTGLDRRSAAIVVRQEIETKWKKEFTLEFSRDRKSMSSYCTPLKASRLGTGPKLFVKGAPEGVLERCTHARVGTSKVPLTSTLKSKILALTGQYGTGRDTLRCLALAVADSPMRPDEMDLGDSTKFYQYEINLTFVGVVGMLDPPRKEVFDSIVRCRAAGIRVIVITGDNKATAEAICRRIGVFGEDEDTTNKSYSGREFDDLSPAEQKAACGRARLFSRVEPQHKSKIVEYLQSMNEISAMTGDGVNDAPALKKAEIGIAMGSGTAVAKSAAEMVLADDNFSSIVSAVEEGRAIYNNMKQFIRYLISSNIGEVVSIFLTAALGLPEALIPVQLLWVNLVTDGLPATALGFNPPDLDIMEKPPRKADEGLISGWLFFRYMAIGGYVGAATVGAAAWWFIFAETGPHLTYWQLTHHLSCSGSGDDFKGVDCKIFSDPHAMTMALSVLVTIEMLNAMNSLSENQSLITMPPWCNMWLIGSMALSFTLHFVILYVEVLSTVFQVTPLSGEEWLTVMKFSIPVVLLDETLKFVARKITDGESPILKMHGIVLMWAVFFGLLYAMTL, via the exons ATGGAAGACGGCCACGCTAAAACCGTCGAACAAGCCTTGAACTTTTTTGGCACAGACGCTGAACGCGGACTAACATTGGATCAAATTAAaaccaaccaaaaaaaatatggtCCAAATG AGTTGCCTACGGAGGAAG GAAAAACTATTTGGCAACTTGTTTTAGAACAATTTGATGATCTTCTTGTGAAAATTCTGTTGTTGGCCGCAATCATTTCTTTC gTCTTAGCTTTATTTGAAGAGCACGAAGATACATTCACAGCATTTGTAGAACCTTTagttattcttttaattttgataGCAAATGCCGTTGTAGGTGTATGGCAAGAACGAAATGCTGAGTCTGCAATTGAGGCCCTCAAAGAATATGAGCCGGAAATGGGTAAAGTAGTTCGCCAGGATAAATCTGGAATTCAGAAAATCAGAGCGAAGGAAATTGTTCCTGGAGATATAGTTGAAGTGTCCGTTGGAGATAAAATCCCTGCTGATATTCGACTAACGCATATCTACTCTACTACTTTACGAATCGATCAATCAATTTTGACTGGTGAATCGATATCAGTTATAAAACATACAGATCCAATTCCTGATCCGCGTGCCGTTAACCAggataaaaagaatatattattttcggGTACTAATGTGGCTGCTGGTAAAGCTCGTGGTGTAGTCATTGGAACAGGTTTAAATACAGCGATTGGCAAAATTCGCACAGAAATGTCGGAGACCGAAGAAATCAAAACTCCTTTGCAACAAAAATTGGATGAATTTGGCGAGCAGCTTTCTAAAGTAATTTCTATCATTTGTGTTGCTGTATGGGCAATAAATATTGGTCATTTCAACGATCCCGCTCACGGCGGTTCATGGATAAAAGGTGCTATATATTACTTCAAAATTGCTGTAGCATTAGCTGTTGCCGCCATTCCAGAAGGTTTGCCAGCTGTAATTACAACTTGTTTGGCTTTGGGAACCCGCCGTATGGCGAAAAAAAATGCTATTGTACGTTCATTGCCGTCTGTTGAAACATTAGGTTGCACTTCGGTGATTTGTTCAGATAAGACTGGTACTTTAACTACCAACCAAATGTCGGTATCAAGAATGTTTATTTTCGAAAAGGTAGAAGGTAACGATAGTAGTTTTCTGGAATTTGAACTGACTGGATCAACTTACGAACCTTTGGGTGAACTCTTTTTGGGCGGACAACGTGTAAAAGCTTCAGAATATGAAGCTCTTCAGGAGTTAGCTACTATTTGTATCATGTGTAATGATTCCGCAATTGATTACAATGAGTTTAAACAGTGTTTTGAAAAGGTTGGTGAAGCTACAGAAACGGCTTTAATTGTACTTGCCGAAAAATTGAATCcatttaatgtcaataaaaccGGTCTCGATCGCCGTTCCGCCGCTATAGTTGTCCGTCAGGAAATCGAAACGAAATGGAAAAAAGAATTCACTCTTGAGTTCTCTCGTGACCGTAAATCAATGTCTTCATATTGTACTCCACTGAAAGCTTCGAGACTGGGAACTGGtccaaaattatttgtaaaaggtGCGCCAGAAGGTGTATTGGAACGTTGTACACATGCACGTGTTGGAACAAGCAAAGTGCCACTAACTTCAACCCTTAAGAGCAAAATTTTGGCTCTAACTGGACAGTATGGTACTGGACGAGACACTTTGCGTTGTCTTGCTTTGGCTGTAGCGGATAGCCCTATGCGACCAGATGAAATGGATTTGGGAGATTCTACCAAATTCTatcaatatgaaattaatttaacatttgttggtgTCGTTGGTATGTTGGATCCTCCGCGTAAAGAAGTTTTCGATTCCATTGTACGTTGCCGAGCAGCGGGTATCCGAGTAATTGTAATAACTGGTGATAATAAGGCAACCGCGGAAGCAATTTGCCGACGCATCGGCGTTTTTGGTGAAGACGAAGACACAACTAATAAATCCTATTCCGGTCGCGAATTTGATGATCTTTCACCGGCTGAGCAAAAAGCCGCATGTGGCCGTGCCCGTCTCTTCTCTCGCGTAGAACCACAACACAAATCAAAAAtagttgaatatctacaaagcATGAATGAGATTTCTGCTATGACTGGTGATGGTGTCAACGATGCTCCTGCTCTTAAAAAAGCAGAAATTGGTATTGCAATGGGTTCAGGTACTGCTGTAGCCAAATCGGCCGCCGAAATGGTGTTGGCAGATGACAACTTCTCATCCATTGTCTCTGCTGTTGAAGAAGGTCGTGCTATTTATAATAACATGAAGCAGTTTATTCGTTATCTTATCTCATCAAATATTGGCGAAGTAGTGTCTATCTTTTTGACTGCTGCTTTAGGATTACCGGAAGCATTGATTCCTGTTCAACTATTATGGGTTAATtta GTAACAGATGGTCTTCCAGCAACTGCTCTTGGATTCAATCCCCCTGACTTAGATATTATGGAGAAACCCCCACGCAAAGCTGACGAGGGTCTTATTTCAGGATGGTTATTCTTcag ATACATGGCTATTGGTGGTTATGTTGGTGCTGCTACAGTCGGCGCTGCAGCTTGGTGGTTTATATTTGCTGAGACAGGCCCTCACCTAACCTATTGGCAACTAACACATCATTTGTCGTGTTCTGGTTCAGGGGATGATTTTAAAGGAGTGGACTGTAAGATTTTCAGTGATCCCCATGCAATGACCATGGCTTTATCCGTACTAGTTACAATTGAAATGTTGAACGCTATGAACAG CCTTTCAGAAAATCAGTCACTTATTACTATGCCCCCATGGTGCAATATGTGGCTAATTGGTTCAATGGCTCTTTCCTTTACACTACATTTTGTTATCCTTTATGTGGAAGTCCTTTCG acCGTTTTCCAAGTGACCCCATTGTCAGGGGAAGAGTGGCTAACTGTGATGAAATTTTCAATTCCTGTAGTTTTATTAGATGAAACGCTGAAATTCGTTGCTAGAAAAATTACTGACGGTGAGAGCCCAATTCTAAAAATGCATGGGATTGTTTTGATGTGGGCCGTTTTCTTTGGCCTCTTGTATGCAATGACGCTTTAA
- the LOC105213434 gene encoding calcium-transporting ATPase sarcoplasmic/endoplasmic reticulum type isoform X3, whose amino-acid sequence MEDGHAKTVEQALNFFGTDAERGLTLDQIKTNQKKYGPNELPTEEGKTIWQLVLEQFDDLLVKILLLAAIISFVLALFEEHEDTFTAFVEPLVILLILIANAVVGVWQERNAESAIEALKEYEPEMGKVVRQDKSGIQKIRAKEIVPGDIVEVSVGDKIPADIRLTHIYSTTLRIDQSILTGESISVIKHTDPIPDPRAVNQDKKNILFSGTNVAAGKARGVVIGTGLNTAIGKIRTEMSETEEIKTPLQQKLDEFGEQLSKVISIICVAVWAINIGHFNDPAHGGSWIKGAIYYFKIAVALAVAAIPEGLPAVITTCLALGTRRMAKKNAIVRSLPSVETLGCTSVICSDKTGTLTTNQMSVSRMFIFEKVEGNDSSFLEFELTGSTYEPLGELFLGGQRVKASEYEALQELATICIMCNDSAIDYNEFKQCFEKVGEATETALIVLAEKLNPFNVNKTGLDRRSAAIVVRQEIETKWKKEFTLEFSRDRKSMSSYCTPLKASRLGTGPKLFVKGAPEGVLERCTHARVGTSKVPLTSTLKSKILALTGQYGTGRDTLRCLALAVADSPMRPDEMDLGDSTKFYQYEINLTFVGVVGMLDPPRKEVFDSIVRCRAAGIRVIVITGDNKATAEAICRRIGVFGEDEDTTNKSYSGREFDDLSPAEQKAACGRARLFSRVEPQHKSKIVEYLQSMNEISAMTGDGVNDAPALKKAEIGIAMGSGTAVAKSAAEMVLADDNFSSIVSAVEEGRAIYNNMKQFIRYLISSNIGEVVSIFLTAALGLPEALIPVQLLWVNLVTDGLPATALGFNPPDLDIMEKPPRKADEGLISGWLFFRYMAIGGYVGAATVGAAAWWFIFAETGPHLTYWQLTHHLSCSGSGDDFKGVDCKIFSDPHAMTMALSVLVTIEMLNAMNSLSENQSLITMPPWCNMWLIGSMALSFTLHFVILYVEVLSTVFQVTPLSGEEWLTVMKFSIPVVLLDETLKFVARKITDVNPTFH is encoded by the exons ATGGAAGACGGCCACGCTAAAACCGTCGAACAAGCCTTGAACTTTTTTGGCACAGACGCTGAACGCGGACTAACATTGGATCAAATTAAaaccaaccaaaaaaaatatggtCCAAATG AGTTGCCTACGGAGGAAG GAAAAACTATTTGGCAACTTGTTTTAGAACAATTTGATGATCTTCTTGTGAAAATTCTGTTGTTGGCCGCAATCATTTCTTTC gTCTTAGCTTTATTTGAAGAGCACGAAGATACATTCACAGCATTTGTAGAACCTTTagttattcttttaattttgataGCAAATGCCGTTGTAGGTGTATGGCAAGAACGAAATGCTGAGTCTGCAATTGAGGCCCTCAAAGAATATGAGCCGGAAATGGGTAAAGTAGTTCGCCAGGATAAATCTGGAATTCAGAAAATCAGAGCGAAGGAAATTGTTCCTGGAGATATAGTTGAAGTGTCCGTTGGAGATAAAATCCCTGCTGATATTCGACTAACGCATATCTACTCTACTACTTTACGAATCGATCAATCAATTTTGACTGGTGAATCGATATCAGTTATAAAACATACAGATCCAATTCCTGATCCGCGTGCCGTTAACCAggataaaaagaatatattattttcggGTACTAATGTGGCTGCTGGTAAAGCTCGTGGTGTAGTCATTGGAACAGGTTTAAATACAGCGATTGGCAAAATTCGCACAGAAATGTCGGAGACCGAAGAAATCAAAACTCCTTTGCAACAAAAATTGGATGAATTTGGCGAGCAGCTTTCTAAAGTAATTTCTATCATTTGTGTTGCTGTATGGGCAATAAATATTGGTCATTTCAACGATCCCGCTCACGGCGGTTCATGGATAAAAGGTGCTATATATTACTTCAAAATTGCTGTAGCATTAGCTGTTGCCGCCATTCCAGAAGGTTTGCCAGCTGTAATTACAACTTGTTTGGCTTTGGGAACCCGCCGTATGGCGAAAAAAAATGCTATTGTACGTTCATTGCCGTCTGTTGAAACATTAGGTTGCACTTCGGTGATTTGTTCAGATAAGACTGGTACTTTAACTACCAACCAAATGTCGGTATCAAGAATGTTTATTTTCGAAAAGGTAGAAGGTAACGATAGTAGTTTTCTGGAATTTGAACTGACTGGATCAACTTACGAACCTTTGGGTGAACTCTTTTTGGGCGGACAACGTGTAAAAGCTTCAGAATATGAAGCTCTTCAGGAGTTAGCTACTATTTGTATCATGTGTAATGATTCCGCAATTGATTACAATGAGTTTAAACAGTGTTTTGAAAAGGTTGGTGAAGCTACAGAAACGGCTTTAATTGTACTTGCCGAAAAATTGAATCcatttaatgtcaataaaaccGGTCTCGATCGCCGTTCCGCCGCTATAGTTGTCCGTCAGGAAATCGAAACGAAATGGAAAAAAGAATTCACTCTTGAGTTCTCTCGTGACCGTAAATCAATGTCTTCATATTGTACTCCACTGAAAGCTTCGAGACTGGGAACTGGtccaaaattatttgtaaaaggtGCGCCAGAAGGTGTATTGGAACGTTGTACACATGCACGTGTTGGAACAAGCAAAGTGCCACTAACTTCAACCCTTAAGAGCAAAATTTTGGCTCTAACTGGACAGTATGGTACTGGACGAGACACTTTGCGTTGTCTTGCTTTGGCTGTAGCGGATAGCCCTATGCGACCAGATGAAATGGATTTGGGAGATTCTACCAAATTCTatcaatatgaaattaatttaacatttgttggtgTCGTTGGTATGTTGGATCCTCCGCGTAAAGAAGTTTTCGATTCCATTGTACGTTGCCGAGCAGCGGGTATCCGAGTAATTGTAATAACTGGTGATAATAAGGCAACCGCGGAAGCAATTTGCCGACGCATCGGCGTTTTTGGTGAAGACGAAGACACAACTAATAAATCCTATTCCGGTCGCGAATTTGATGATCTTTCACCGGCTGAGCAAAAAGCCGCATGTGGCCGTGCCCGTCTCTTCTCTCGCGTAGAACCACAACACAAATCAAAAAtagttgaatatctacaaagcATGAATGAGATTTCTGCTATGACTGGTGATGGTGTCAACGATGCTCCTGCTCTTAAAAAAGCAGAAATTGGTATTGCAATGGGTTCAGGTACTGCTGTAGCCAAATCGGCCGCCGAAATGGTGTTGGCAGATGACAACTTCTCATCCATTGTCTCTGCTGTTGAAGAAGGTCGTGCTATTTATAATAACATGAAGCAGTTTATTCGTTATCTTATCTCATCAAATATTGGCGAAGTAGTGTCTATCTTTTTGACTGCTGCTTTAGGATTACCGGAAGCATTGATTCCTGTTCAACTATTATGGGTTAATtta GTAACAGATGGTCTTCCAGCAACTGCTCTTGGATTCAATCCCCCTGACTTAGATATTATGGAGAAACCCCCACGCAAAGCTGACGAGGGTCTTATTTCAGGATGGTTATTCTTcag ATACATGGCTATTGGTGGTTATGTTGGTGCTGCTACAGTCGGCGCTGCAGCTTGGTGGTTTATATTTGCTGAGACAGGCCCTCACCTAACCTATTGGCAACTAACACATCATTTGTCGTGTTCTGGTTCAGGGGATGATTTTAAAGGAGTGGACTGTAAGATTTTCAGTGATCCCCATGCAATGACCATGGCTTTATCCGTACTAGTTACAATTGAAATGTTGAACGCTATGAACAG CCTTTCAGAAAATCAGTCACTTATTACTATGCCCCCATGGTGCAATATGTGGCTAATTGGTTCAATGGCTCTTTCCTTTACACTACATTTTGTTATCCTTTATGTGGAAGTCCTTTCG acCGTTTTCCAAGTGACCCCATTGTCAGGGGAAGAGTGGCTAACTGTGATGAAATTTTCAATTCCTGTAGTTTTATTAGATGAAACGCTGAAATTCGTTGCTAGAAAAATTACTGACG TCAATCCCACGTTCCACTAA